Proteins from a single region of Stutzerimonas stutzeri:
- the coaBC gene encoding bifunctional phosphopantothenoylcysteine decarboxylase/phosphopantothenate--cysteine ligase CoaBC, whose translation MQRLYRKRIVLGVGGGIAAYKSAELVRRLRDHGAEVRVVMTQGGREFITPLTLQALSGHPVHLDLLDPAAEAAMGHIELARWADLVLIAPATADLMARLAQGVANDLLTTVVLATNAPVALAPAMNQAMWADPATQANRELLLERGIRLFGPGSGSQACGDVGMGRMLEADELAQAAANCFATGLLTGKHLLITAGPTQENIDPVRYITNHSSGKMGFALAEAAAEAGARVTLVTGPVFLPTPDRVQRIDVVSARDMLAACEAAMPCDIFVAAAAVADYRPEVVAPHKLKKDPSTGDGLLLQMVRNPDILATLASRPDRPFCVGFAAETENLLEYATRKLRDKNLDLIVANDVANPSIGFNSEDNAVSVIDRQQHETRFGQASKGHIARALVAFIADRYKES comes from the coding sequence ATGCAGCGGCTGTATCGTAAACGCATCGTCCTGGGCGTCGGCGGCGGCATTGCTGCCTACAAGAGTGCCGAGCTGGTCCGCCGCTTGCGTGACCACGGCGCCGAAGTCCGGGTGGTGATGACCCAGGGCGGACGGGAATTCATCACGCCACTCACTTTGCAGGCGCTCTCCGGTCACCCGGTCCATCTGGACCTGCTCGACCCTGCCGCCGAAGCGGCGATGGGGCACATCGAACTGGCCCGCTGGGCCGACCTGGTATTGATCGCCCCGGCCACCGCCGACCTCATGGCTCGTCTGGCCCAGGGCGTCGCCAATGATCTGCTGACCACCGTGGTGCTGGCGACCAATGCGCCGGTCGCCCTGGCACCGGCCATGAACCAGGCCATGTGGGCCGACCCGGCCACCCAGGCCAATCGCGAGTTGCTGCTGGAACGCGGCATTCGTCTGTTCGGTCCCGGTTCCGGCAGCCAGGCCTGCGGCGACGTCGGCATGGGCCGCATGCTCGAGGCCGATGAACTCGCTCAGGCCGCCGCGAACTGCTTCGCGACCGGGCTGCTGACAGGCAAGCACCTGCTTATTACCGCAGGTCCAACCCAGGAAAACATCGACCCGGTTCGCTACATCACCAACCACAGCTCCGGCAAGATGGGCTTCGCCTTGGCCGAGGCGGCCGCCGAGGCCGGTGCGCGAGTGACGCTGGTGACCGGCCCGGTGTTCCTGCCGACGCCCGATCGCGTGCAGCGCATCGACGTGGTCAGCGCCCGCGACATGCTCGCTGCCTGCGAAGCCGCGATGCCCTGCGACATCTTCGTCGCTGCAGCAGCAGTAGCCGACTACCGCCCGGAAGTGGTGGCGCCGCACAAACTCAAGAAAGACCCCAGCACCGGTGACGGCCTGCTGCTGCAAATGGTCCGCAACCCCGACATCCTCGCTACTCTGGCCAGCCGCCCGGACCGCCCGTTCTGTGTCGGGTTCGCCGCGGAAACCGAGAATCTGCTGGAGTACGCCACGCGCAAGCTGCGCGACAAGAACCTCGACCTGATCGTCGCCAACGATGTGGCCAACCCCAGCATCGGCTTCAACAGCGAAGACAACGCGGTCAGTGTCATCGACCGCCAGCAACACGAAACCCGCTTCGGCCAGGCCAGCAAGGGACACATTGCCCGCGCGCTGGTGGCCTTCATCGCCGACCGCTACAAAGAGTCCTGA
- the argB gene encoding acetylglutamate kinase, with translation MTLSREAATQFAKVLSEALPYIRRFVGKTLVIKYGGNAMESEELKTGFARDIVLMKAVGINPVVVHGGGPQIGDLLKRLNIESHFIDGMRVTDSQTMDVVEMVLGGQVNKSIVSLINQHGGSAIGLTGKDARLIRAKKLNATRQTPEMTKPEIIDIGHVGEVTGVNAELLEMLVKGNFIPVIAPIGVGENGESYNINADLVAGKVAEALKAEKLMLLTNIAGLMDKQGSVLTGLSTAQVNALIADGTIYGGMLPKIRCALEAVQGGVNSAHIIDGRVPNAVLLEIFTDVGVGTLITNSQG, from the coding sequence ATGACCCTCAGCCGTGAAGCTGCCACCCAATTCGCCAAGGTACTGTCCGAAGCGCTGCCTTACATCCGCCGGTTCGTCGGCAAGACGCTGGTCATCAAGTACGGCGGCAACGCGATGGAGAGCGAGGAGCTGAAGACCGGCTTCGCGCGTGACATCGTGCTGATGAAGGCAGTCGGTATCAATCCGGTGGTGGTGCACGGCGGCGGCCCGCAGATCGGCGACCTGCTCAAGCGCCTGAACATCGAAAGCCACTTCATCGACGGCATGCGCGTCACCGACAGCCAGACCATGGACGTCGTGGAAATGGTACTTGGCGGGCAGGTCAACAAGAGCATCGTCAGCCTGATCAACCAGCATGGCGGCAGCGCCATTGGCCTGACCGGCAAGGACGCCCGCCTGATCCGCGCCAAAAAACTCAATGCGACCCGCCAGACTCCGGAGATGACCAAGCCGGAAATCATCGACATCGGCCATGTCGGCGAAGTTACCGGAGTTAACGCCGAGCTGCTGGAGATGCTGGTGAAGGGTAACTTCATCCCGGTCATCGCACCGATTGGCGTGGGCGAGAACGGCGAGTCCTACAACATCAATGCCGACCTGGTCGCCGGTAAAGTCGCAGAAGCGCTGAAAGCCGAGAAGCTGATGCTGCTGACCAACATTGCCGGCCTGATGGACAAGCAGGGCAGCGTGCTGACTGGCCTGTCCACGGCCCAGGTCAACGCACTGATCGCCGATGGCACCATCTACGGTGGCATGCTGCCGAAAATCCGCTGCGCGCTCGAAGCGGTGCAAGGCGGCGTCAACAGCGCTCACATCATCGACGGTCGCGTCCCTAACGCGGTGCTGCTGGAAATCTTCACCGACGTAGGAGTCGGAACGCTGATAACCAACAGCCAGGGTTGA
- a CDS encoding 3-hydroxyacyl-CoA dehydrogenase, with product MFERIGIVGAGAMGRGIAQLFASAGKQVWLHDARSESISEALRFNCELLERGVAKGRLSIAELDATLARMQAAPALADLSGCDLVIEAIVENLEAKQALFIELEPLLAGDAVLATNTSSLSVTRIAAACQHPERVAGFHFFNPVPLMRLVEVVRGERSDPQVIERLVKLAEEAGHFPAITPDTPGFLVNHAGRAYSTEAQRILAEGIANAEQIDRILRDGPGFRMGPFELFDLTGLDISHAVMESVYQQFYQDPRYTPSYQAAQRVAAGLLGRKTGQGYYRYENGQQIRTPEPQWSPVVVERPFWLDSQDAELRGRLAALLREAGTQLETGEAPSERAICLITPLGEDASTMIARLDLPATRSIAFDLFADFDRRRVMMRQPALDPALEAQARQALSHDGVPVEVINDSPGFVSQRVVASIVNLGCEIAQKGIADPQTLDRAVTLALGYPKGPMGFAEHYGAGRILAILQAMQGCYGGEARYRPSPWLRRRVQLSLPLSAPDGPLVG from the coding sequence ATGTTTGAGCGTATCGGCATTGTCGGCGCAGGCGCCATGGGCCGCGGGATCGCACAGTTGTTCGCCAGCGCCGGCAAGCAGGTCTGGTTGCACGATGCACGCAGCGAGTCGATCAGCGAGGCGCTGCGCTTCAACTGTGAGCTGCTAGAACGCGGCGTGGCCAAGGGGCGGCTGAGCATCGCCGAGCTCGACGCCACGCTGGCCCGCATGCAGGCGGCGCCCGCGCTGGCCGATCTGTCCGGCTGCGATCTGGTGATCGAGGCGATCGTCGAAAATCTCGAGGCCAAGCAGGCGCTCTTCATCGAGCTGGAGCCGCTGCTCGCCGGAGATGCGGTGCTGGCGACCAACACCTCGTCGCTTTCGGTCACGCGCATCGCGGCGGCCTGCCAGCACCCGGAGCGGGTGGCCGGTTTTCACTTCTTCAACCCGGTACCGTTGATGAGGCTGGTGGAAGTGGTGCGCGGTGAGCGCAGCGATCCGCAGGTCATCGAGCGGCTGGTCAAGTTGGCCGAAGAGGCTGGGCACTTTCCGGCAATCACGCCGGATACCCCCGGCTTTCTGGTCAATCACGCCGGTCGCGCCTACAGCACCGAGGCGCAGCGCATCCTTGCCGAGGGTATCGCCAATGCCGAGCAGATCGACCGCATTCTGCGCGACGGACCGGGCTTTCGCATGGGGCCGTTCGAGTTGTTCGATCTCACCGGGCTGGATATTTCCCATGCGGTGATGGAGTCGGTGTACCAGCAGTTCTATCAGGACCCGCGCTACACACCGTCTTACCAGGCGGCGCAGCGGGTCGCAGCGGGGTTGCTCGGACGCAAGACCGGGCAGGGTTACTACCGCTACGAGAACGGCCAGCAGATCCGCACGCCGGAGCCGCAATGGTCGCCGGTAGTCGTCGAGCGCCCGTTTTGGCTGGACAGTCAGGATGCCGAACTGCGTGGCCGGCTGGCGGCCTTGTTACGCGAGGCCGGTACGCAGCTGGAAACCGGCGAGGCGCCGTCGGAGCGCGCCATCTGCCTGATCACCCCACTGGGGGAGGATGCCAGCACGATGATCGCCAGGCTTGATCTGCCCGCCACCCGCAGTATCGCCTTCGACCTGTTTGCCGACTTCGATCGGCGCCGGGTGATGATGCGCCAACCGGCGCTCGACCCTGCTCTCGAAGCGCAGGCGCGACAGGCGCTGAGTCACGATGGCGTGCCGGTGGAGGTGATCAACGACTCGCCCGGTTTCGTCAGTCAGCGGGTGGTGGCGAGCATCGTCAATCTCGGTTGCGAGATCGCGCAGAAGGGCATTGCCGATCCGCAGACGCTGGACCGCGCGGTCACCCTGGCGCTGGGCTACCCGAAAGGGCCAATGGGCTTCGCCGAGCACTATGGTGCGGGGCGAATTCTCGCCATTCTTCAGGCCATGCAGGGTTGCTATGGCGGCGAAGCGCGCTATCGCCCGAGCCCATGGTTGCGCCGGCGGGTGCAGCTCTCGCTACCTCTGAGCGCGCCGGATGGGCCGCTCGTTGGGTAG
- the dut gene encoding dUTP diphosphatase, producing the protein MHALQAKILDPRLGQDFPLPEYATPGSAGLDLRAMLQSDTVLEPGQTLLIPTGIAIHIGDPGLAALILPRSGLGHKHGIVLGNLVGLIDSDYQGELMVSCWNRGQSAFTIAVGERIAQLMLVPVVQARFELVDSFDSSDRGAGGFGHSGSH; encoded by the coding sequence ATGCACGCACTTCAAGCCAAGATTCTCGACCCTCGCCTCGGCCAGGATTTCCCGCTGCCCGAATACGCAACACCGGGCTCTGCCGGCCTGGATCTGCGCGCCATGCTGCAGAGCGACACGGTGCTCGAGCCGGGCCAGACGCTGCTGATTCCCACCGGCATTGCCATCCACATCGGCGACCCGGGACTTGCGGCCCTGATCCTGCCGCGTTCGGGCTTGGGCCATAAGCACGGCATCGTGCTCGGCAATCTGGTCGGGCTGATCGACTCGGACTACCAGGGCGAGCTGATGGTGTCCTGCTGGAACCGCGGCCAGAGTGCTTTCACCATCGCCGTTGGCGAGCGCATCGCGCAGCTGATGCTGGTGCCGGTGGTACAGGCGCGCTTCGAGCTGGTCGACAGCTTCGACAGCAGCGATCGCGGCGCTGGCGGCTTCGGACACTCCGGCAGCCACTGA
- the radC gene encoding RadC family protein — MSIRDWPAAERPREKLLEQGAAALSDAELLAIFLRTGVAGKSAVDLARHLLAEFGSLRALLEAELDQFGAHLGLGPAKFAQLQAVLEMARRHLAERLRRDSALESPQAVRDYLKARLRHEPHELFGCLFLDSKHRVLAFEVLFHGTIDGASVYPRQVVKRALAQNAAAVILTHNHPSGVAEPSQADRQLTQRLKEALALIDVRVLDHFIVGDGEPLSMAEYGWM, encoded by the coding sequence ATGAGCATACGTGACTGGCCCGCGGCGGAGCGGCCGCGGGAAAAGCTACTCGAACAGGGCGCAGCCGCGCTTTCCGACGCCGAATTGCTGGCGATATTCCTGCGCACCGGGGTCGCCGGAAAAAGCGCAGTGGATCTGGCCCGCCATCTGCTCGCCGAGTTTGGCAGCCTGCGGGCGTTGCTGGAGGCAGAGCTCGATCAGTTCGGTGCACATCTGGGGCTGGGGCCCGCCAAGTTCGCGCAGTTGCAGGCGGTGCTGGAGATGGCGCGCCGGCATCTGGCCGAACGGCTGCGCCGCGATTCGGCTCTCGAATCGCCGCAAGCGGTACGTGACTATCTCAAGGCGCGCCTGCGCCACGAGCCGCATGAGTTGTTCGGCTGCCTGTTTCTCGATTCCAAGCATCGCGTGCTGGCCTTCGAGGTGCTGTTCCACGGCACCATCGACGGCGCCAGCGTCTATCCGCGGCAGGTGGTCAAGCGTGCCCTCGCGCAGAATGCGGCGGCGGTCATTCTTACGCACAATCACCCGTCCGGCGTGGCCGAGCCGAGTCAGGCGGATCGTCAGCTGACCCAGCGGCTGAAAGAGGCGCTGGCACTGATCGATGTGCGGGTGCTCGATCACTTCATCGTTGGTGATGGCGAGCCATTGTCGATGGCCGAGTACGGCTGGATGTGA
- a CDS encoding PaaI family thioesterase gives MSDQPYPAATLQQVESSLTGFFQDLGCQLKEYGPERVVVELLLLPRHLNNASNLHGGVTATLLDVAMGLCGTWVEQPEQRRVATTLSMNVNFSSPAPVGSRIRAVAVCRSAGHKVFMASCDLLGENDQLLAFGEGVYKRGKLRSELP, from the coding sequence ATGTCCGATCAACCCTATCCCGCCGCCACACTGCAACAGGTCGAAAGCTCGTTGACCGGGTTCTTCCAGGACCTGGGTTGCCAGCTCAAGGAGTACGGCCCGGAGCGCGTGGTGGTCGAACTGCTGTTGTTGCCGCGTCACCTGAACAACGCCAGCAACCTGCACGGCGGCGTCACAGCGACCCTGTTGGACGTGGCGATGGGCCTCTGCGGAACCTGGGTCGAACAGCCGGAACAGCGCCGCGTGGCGACCACGTTGTCGATGAACGTCAACTTCAGCTCACCGGCACCAGTCGGCAGCCGCATCCGTGCGGTGGCCGTCTGCCGCTCCGCCGGGCACAAGGTGTTCATGGCCAGCTGCGATCTGCTGGGCGAAAACGACCAGTTGCTGGCCTTCGGCGAAGGCGTATACAAGCGCGGCAAACTGCGCAGCGAGCTGCCCTGA
- a CDS encoding DUF4124 domain-containing protein yields MLLLGVVYPALASAAELYRYVDERGVVVLDRHGVPPQHISRGYQVLNEQGRVIRVVPPAPSAEEFARLQAQKARDASDAQLLRLYASVEDVERAETRKLAELGSVIGLARGNLQSIRNQRSSLQKQAANHERAGRKVPDNLLAQIKNLEKEEQSLLRDLTRFEKARADAEVSFANDRQRVAELLGQTQ; encoded by the coding sequence ATGCTTTTGCTGGGAGTCGTATACCCGGCACTGGCTTCGGCTGCCGAACTGTATCGCTATGTGGACGAGCGTGGGGTGGTGGTGCTTGATCGACATGGTGTGCCGCCGCAGCACATCTCGCGCGGCTATCAGGTCCTCAATGAGCAAGGGCGGGTCATTCGTGTGGTGCCACCGGCGCCGAGCGCCGAGGAGTTCGCCCGGCTGCAGGCGCAGAAGGCGCGTGACGCGTCGGATGCCCAGTTGCTTCGTCTGTATGCCAGTGTCGAGGATGTGGAGCGTGCCGAGACGCGCAAGCTGGCCGAGCTGGGCAGCGTCATCGGATTGGCTCGGGGAAACCTGCAGTCGATTCGGAATCAGCGCAGTAGTCTGCAGAAGCAAGCGGCCAATCATGAGCGTGCTGGTCGCAAGGTGCCGGATAACCTCCTGGCGCAGATCAAGAATCTTGAGAAGGAAGAGCAAAGCCTGCTACGCGACCTCACTCGATTCGAAAAGGCGCGCGCCGATGCCGAGGTCAGTTTTGCCAATGATCGGCAGCGCGTCGCCGAGTTGCTCGGGCAAACGCAGTAA
- a CDS encoding phosphomannomutase/phosphoglucomutase — protein MALFKRTAKDSGVLNPAGTRSKRGGFDIKPLLGGLLSSLIGLGAAATLLWLGLQSAQEQQQTQLANAWGQSQASALQQALKQLQSDTQAVVDQQQLADALRGDVERKSEAEQRLLELPGVIDAHLNLRGRAVPDTNRPGPLNFAALDLLQRVEAGQSPAPEAYKVDNRWLLYSAVPLRAEGQQAIRGTLLLVSDLERLLTALPTLPADAGQLRLTQQFSGAPEQQLLQRGVAGDSATAMALASGNPNWKLAYTPGNDTSQAKLTPLHLIAAALAALAGMLIGLQLVLGAQQRKLREDVLQISRLLQELSTGKTIQLPALSLPVLDALARNMVRLPVRSAGPAPTQAPAAAPAVRPAKPTEYVDPRLPETDILDIDILDEDQDIFGLDTKERETAMSSAKAPNLPASIFRAYDIRGVVGDSLTNETAYWVGRAVGSQSLAQGEPNVSVGRDGRLSGPELVQHLIQGLLDSGCDVSDIGMVPTPVLYYAANILAGKSGVMLTGSHNPPDYNGFKIVIAGDTLANEQIQTLRKRIETNDLSSGVGKVEQVDVLERYFQQIRSDIAMAKPMKVVVDCGNGVAGVIAPRMIEALGCTVIPLYCDVDGNFPNHHPDPGKPENLVDLIAKVKSEKADLGLAFDGDGDRVGVVTNAGTMIYPDRLLMLFAKDVVSRNPGADIIFDVKCTRRLTPLISGYGGRPVMWKTGHSLIKKKMKESGALLAGEMSGHIFFKERWFGFDDGIYSATRLLEILSQDKRDAEQVFAAFPCDISTPEINITVTEESKFTIMDALQRDAQWGEANLITLDGVRVDYPKGWGLIRASNTTPVLVLRFEADSEEELSRIQDVFRVQLLNVAPDLKLPF, from the coding sequence ATGGCACTCTTCAAGCGCACCGCCAAGGATTCAGGCGTACTGAACCCGGCCGGCACCCGCAGCAAGCGCGGTGGTTTCGATATCAAGCCACTGCTCGGCGGCTTGTTAAGCAGCCTGATCGGCCTCGGCGCCGCAGCCACCCTGCTCTGGCTGGGCCTGCAGAGTGCTCAGGAACAACAGCAGACTCAACTCGCCAATGCCTGGGGCCAAAGCCAGGCTAGCGCCCTGCAGCAGGCCCTAAAGCAGCTGCAGAGCGATACCCAGGCCGTGGTGGACCAGCAGCAACTAGCCGACGCACTTCGGGGCGACGTCGAGCGCAAAAGCGAAGCCGAGCAACGATTGCTGGAGTTGCCTGGCGTGATCGACGCGCACCTGAATCTACGCGGCAGGGCTGTGCCAGACACCAACCGCCCAGGTCCGTTGAACTTCGCCGCGCTCGATCTGCTGCAGCGGGTCGAAGCAGGCCAGTCGCCCGCGCCAGAGGCCTATAAGGTCGACAACCGCTGGCTGCTCTATAGTGCGGTGCCGCTACGCGCAGAGGGCCAGCAGGCCATACGCGGCACCCTTCTGCTGGTCAGCGATCTTGAACGCCTACTCACTGCGCTTCCGACGCTGCCCGCTGACGCCGGACAGTTACGTTTGACCCAGCAGTTCTCGGGCGCACCCGAGCAACAGCTGCTGCAACGCGGCGTGGCAGGCGATTCGGCTACTGCGATGGCTCTCGCTAGCGGCAACCCCAACTGGAAGCTGGCATACACGCCAGGCAACGATACCTCGCAGGCGAAACTCACGCCCCTGCACCTGATAGCCGCGGCATTAGCTGCCCTTGCCGGCATGCTGATCGGCCTGCAGCTGGTGCTCGGCGCACAGCAACGCAAGCTGCGCGAAGACGTATTGCAGATCAGCCGTCTGCTGCAGGAACTCTCCACCGGCAAGACCATCCAATTACCGGCCTTGAGCCTGCCGGTCCTCGACGCACTGGCCAGGAACATGGTCCGACTGCCCGTCCGCTCTGCCGGACCGGCTCCGACTCAGGCACCCGCCGCGGCTCCAGCCGTTCGGCCCGCCAAACCTACCGAGTACGTCGATCCGCGCTTGCCGGAGACCGATATTCTCGACATCGATATTCTCGACGAGGACCAGGACATTTTCGGCCTCGACACCAAGGAGCGAGAAACCGCAATGAGCAGCGCCAAAGCCCCGAATTTGCCCGCCAGTATCTTTCGTGCCTACGACATCCGCGGCGTAGTCGGCGACAGCCTGACCAACGAGACAGCCTACTGGGTCGGCCGAGCCGTCGGCTCCCAGAGCCTCGCCCAAGGCGAGCCCAACGTTTCGGTCGGCCGCGATGGACGCCTGTCGGGTCCGGAACTGGTACAGCACCTCATACAAGGTCTGCTCGACAGCGGCTGCGATGTCAGCGATATCGGCATGGTTCCGACCCCAGTGCTGTATTACGCCGCCAACATCCTTGCCGGAAAGTCCGGCGTAATGCTTACCGGCAGCCACAACCCGCCGGACTACAACGGCTTCAAGATCGTTATCGCCGGCGACACCCTGGCCAACGAGCAGATTCAGACGCTACGCAAGCGCATCGAGACCAACGACCTGTCGAGCGGCGTCGGCAAGGTCGAGCAGGTCGATGTACTTGAACGCTACTTCCAGCAGATTCGCAGTGACATCGCCATGGCCAAACCCATGAAGGTGGTCGTCGACTGCGGTAACGGCGTCGCCGGCGTCATCGCCCCGCGCATGATCGAAGCACTGGGCTGCACCGTGATTCCGCTGTACTGCGACGTCGACGGCAACTTCCCCAATCACCATCCGGATCCGGGCAAACCGGAAAATTTGGTCGACCTGATCGCCAAGGTAAAATCCGAGAAGGCCGATTTGGGTCTGGCATTCGACGGCGACGGCGACCGCGTCGGCGTGGTGACCAACGCCGGCACCATGATCTATCCGGATCGTCTGCTGATGCTCTTTGCCAAGGATGTGGTTTCGCGCAATCCCGGTGCAGACATCATTTTCGACGTCAAATGCACGCGTCGCCTCACCCCGCTGATCAGCGGCTACGGCGGGCGCCCGGTGATGTGGAAGACCGGTCACTCGCTGATCAAGAAAAAGATGAAGGAGTCCGGCGCATTGCTGGCCGGCGAGATGAGCGGCCATATCTTCTTCAAGGAGCGCTGGTTCGGCTTCGACGACGGGATCTATAGCGCCACACGCCTGCTGGAAATTCTCAGCCAGGACAAGCGCGATGCCGAGCAGGTGTTCGCAGCGTTCCCCTGCGATATCTCGACACCGGAAATCAACATCACGGTGACAGAAGAAAGCAAATTCACCATCATGGACGCCCTGCAACGCGACGCTCAGTGGGGCGAAGCCAACCTGATCACCCTCGACGGTGTACGGGTCGACTATCCCAAGGGTTGGGGTCTGATTCGCGCGTCGAACACCACGCCGGTCCTGGTGCTGCGCTTCGAAGCCGATAGCGAGGAAGAACTCAGCCGCATCCAGGACGTCTTCCGCGTACAGCTGCTCAACGTTGCACCCGACCTCAAACTGCCGTTCTGA
- the pyrE gene encoding orotate phosphoribosyltransferase produces MQAYQREFIRFAIERGVLRFGEFTLKSGRTSPYFFNAGLFNSGSALAQLGRFYASAVMQSGLDFDVIFGPAYKGIPLGAATAIALAEQHQRDLPWCFNRKEAKDHGEGGTLVGAPLAGRVLIVDDVITAGTAIREVMHIIRAQNAEAAGVLIALNRQERGQGELSAIQEVERDYRMPVISIVSLEQVLEYLADDVQLKQYLPAVEAYRAQYGI; encoded by the coding sequence ATGCAGGCGTACCAGCGCGAGTTCATTCGCTTCGCCATCGAGCGCGGCGTTTTGCGTTTCGGTGAGTTCACTCTCAAGTCGGGCCGCACCAGCCCTTATTTCTTCAACGCCGGCCTGTTCAACAGTGGCAGTGCGCTGGCTCAGCTAGGGCGCTTCTACGCTTCGGCGGTGATGCAGAGCGGTCTGGACTTCGACGTCATCTTCGGTCCGGCCTACAAGGGCATTCCCTTGGGGGCCGCCACGGCTATTGCCCTGGCTGAGCAGCATCAGCGCGACTTGCCCTGGTGTTTCAACCGCAAAGAGGCCAAGGATCACGGCGAGGGCGGAACTCTGGTCGGCGCACCGCTGGCCGGTCGCGTGCTGATCGTTGATGACGTGATCACTGCAGGCACTGCAATCCGAGAGGTAATGCACATCATCCGGGCCCAGAACGCCGAGGCGGCCGGTGTCCTGATTGCGTTGAATCGCCAGGAAAGAGGGCAGGGAGAGCTGTCGGCGATTCAAGAAGTTGAACGTGATTATCGAATGCCAGTAATCAGTATTGTGTCGCTCGAGCAAGTGCTGGAATATCTCGCCGACGATGTTCAGTTGAAACAGTATCTGCCCGCGGTTGAGGCCTATCGCGCGCAGTATGGAATCTGA
- a CDS encoding DUF3360 family protein, producing MNDRDLRSYQELHKPKGNFATRSDYLEHELEIMAPKRWGINLPFRDYRFEYEDWVPAMAATIGKIVMVAAVVAAFAGPMGLSNEFVIENARYEMLIAAVLFVVLFSGFLNPTANLAGTHGPLIPLIPLIVASGGHPMALGIMVGVLGFTLGVFKGGSLLARLTSDGVCGGLLLYLGFIGITSQIKKLFGWADSFDMGYIAFVVVFATIVMYAYLEHIRMRWLAIPLGSALAALIAFLMGAPFEFTTEPGVPNLNPMYWWGDDTGWQIGLPELHHFIAVAPFAVLAVAMWSPDFLGHRVFQQLNYPPKAKKVLMNIDDTMCVAAARQIVGTSLGGGNLASSWGTFMVPAAIAKRPIPAGALLTGLLCVVAALWGYPMDLAIWPPVLSVALMVGVFLPLLEAGMQMTREGKTSQSAAIVIFSSALVNPVFGWSLTVLLDNLGLIGDKERGQSLSHLHRWVIPTIVFIVLCAVMLGIGMFPGIPAMLESFRIDL from the coding sequence ATGAATGATAGGGACCTACGCAGTTATCAGGAGCTCCATAAGCCGAAGGGAAATTTCGCGACTCGCTCCGATTATCTTGAGCACGAACTCGAGATCATGGCGCCGAAGCGCTGGGGCATAAACCTGCCGTTTCGAGACTACCGCTTCGAGTATGAAGACTGGGTGCCGGCGATGGCTGCAACCATTGGCAAGATCGTCATGGTGGCCGCGGTCGTCGCGGCCTTTGCCGGTCCGATGGGGCTGTCCAATGAGTTCGTCATCGAGAACGCCCGCTACGAAATGCTGATTGCCGCGGTGCTGTTCGTGGTGCTGTTCTCCGGCTTTCTCAACCCGACTGCCAATCTGGCCGGTACCCATGGCCCACTGATTCCGCTGATTCCATTGATCGTCGCGTCGGGCGGCCACCCGATGGCGCTGGGTATCATGGTCGGCGTGCTCGGCTTCACTCTGGGTGTATTCAAGGGCGGCAGTCTGTTGGCGCGCCTGACCAGCGATGGTGTGTGCGGTGGCCTGCTGCTCTACCTGGGCTTTATCGGCATCACCTCGCAGATCAAGAAGCTGTTCGGCTGGGCAGACAGCTTCGATATGGGTTACATCGCCTTCGTCGTGGTGTTCGCGACCATCGTGATGTACGCTTATCTCGAACATATCCGTATGCGCTGGCTGGCAATCCCGCTTGGCTCGGCATTAGCAGCCCTGATCGCCTTTCTCATGGGCGCACCGTTCGAGTTCACCACCGAGCCTGGCGTGCCCAACCTGAATCCGATGTACTGGTGGGGTGATGACACCGGCTGGCAGATTGGTCTGCCCGAGTTGCATCATTTCATCGCCGTCGCGCCCTTCGCCGTGTTGGCGGTGGCGATGTGGTCGCCGGACTTCCTCGGTCATCGCGTGTTCCAGCAGCTCAACTACCCGCCGAAGGCGAAGAAAGTGCTGATGAACATAGATGACACCATGTGCGTAGCGGCGGCGCGGCAGATCGTCGGCACTTCGCTGGGCGGCGGCAACCTGGCGTCATCCTGGGGTACCTTCATGGTGCCGGCCGCCATCGCCAAGCGGCCGATTCCCGCCGGTGCATTGCTCACCGGTCTGCTCTGCGTTGTAGCTGCGCTATGGGGTTATCCGATGGACCTGGCGATATGGCCGCCGGTGCTGAGCGTGGCGCTGATGGTGGGGGTGTTCCTGCCGCTGCTGGAGGCTGGGATGCAGATGACTCGCGAAGGGAAGACGTCGCAGTCCGCCGCTATCGTAATTTTCTCGTCAGCGCTGGTTAACCCGGTGTTCGGTTGGTCGCTGACTGTTCTGCTCGACAACCTGGGGCTAATCGGTGACAAGGAGCGCGGTCAGTCCTTGAGCCACCTGCATCGCTGGGTGATCCCGACGATCGTATTCATAGTTCTATGCGCCGTAATGTTGGGTATCGGTATGTTCCCAGGTATCCCGGCGATGCTCGAGTCGTTCCGTATCGATCTTTGA